The genomic interval GCGGTTACCAGGTACTGGAAATTTATACATGTGGTCCAAATATCTCTTACCTCATTATTTTAACACAAGACTATGTGTCATTCTTAtgctaaatatttaaaatatctatgACATGAAGGTCCAACAACTTACAATACACGTTTCAGTACAGTATCTAGTACATTTACTGGGTggacaatataaaaaaaagtttgaaTCACGAATGTTAAGTTCATTAAAAATGCTGAATTTTGAACGAAAAAGACAATCATTTGATCCAACAAGTCCAAACGCTTTACACAAACCTATCAGCTCCTACGCACGAAACAACTTTATAGACGCCCCTCAGTTGTCTTGACAATTACGGCGCCTACGTCGCTATGTCCGACTGCCTCCGTCTTCGGCCGCAATATcctgtcatgaactatataagccCCTGGCTGACACCGATCCAGCAGGCCTTCTGAAACAACAGACCTCATCGACTCCCCCGGACGTCTCTCaaacaaggtaagtgtttactTGGTATTTTTGAATTTTAGCAAATAAGTCTTCAAAAGAAGGAGAGCAATAAAAAGAAAACAGTAAACAAATGTTGTAAAAATCGAATATCCCCTCAAATAAGATTTGTGAACAACTCTTACAGCAGCTACCTCACAAcacagagtatacatataatTCAATTAATGCACTTTAAGCAAGGTTAGCACGTTGTTAAAGCCGGACGTTCAAAATAAACATAAGCTAGTACAGATATTACCAAGGACATATGATTAAGACTAGTATTTAGCACATATAATCAAGCAcatgtaaagcatttaaagcattgcaGGCTAATAAAGCTATTATGAGCATACAACTAATCGTTCTAGACTTTGGTAAGCTATCCATGAACTATAAACTAGCAGCAACAGCGAATAAAATAGCAGTAGCAGAACAACATAGAAAAGCTGGCAACATAACATAGCAAAATAACGAAATAACAGAAGTCCAGGTAGATCGCTACCAAATCTATTGAAATGACAATTATGTGACATCGCTCGAGAAACAAGAGCAGTTTTCGCCATGCCAAGTGTTAACAAGAGATCGGAACTGGTTAAAAGAGGATGCAGTTTTCCGGAAGGTCATTCCAGTGTTTGGCAGTAGCATGCCTAACATATTTCTTACCATATCTTTCTGTCCTTGGTAGGGGTATCTCAACAGTATAAGAGTGCCTCAATGCAGATCGACTAATCACGCATATACTGACATAAagtgaaactaatgttgaaaccatattgcAGTCATTATTGTcatggctatatatatatatatatatatatatatatatatatttatatatagcaGTAACTAACCTTACTTATATATACTTTTGACTGAACAGGTGGAGGCGAgggatgaatatatatatatagtctcgttctgcaccgtagctaggcgcacacgccgaagtctcaaattggaaaatgtatttctttttgtatgtctgtgtatctggttgttcacacacctttctcaTTATTAGTCATTATTGTcatggctatatatatatatatatagttatataagtaaaatgtaatattccagattgtgaatattatataataaaagtaaaaacacgtgtctgggattttaaatatatattgatttagccaacgcgtttcgcatagctcttcagggcataatacaatatattacaacgtcaaaatgtaatggagataacgtcatatcaattatgacgtcataacgtcaataaatattaaatgaaatttaatttgggtttaaatacatgtatacaatgttgttcttttgctaacctagctgaaatattgttcgaaaatagcttataaaatggaagtatttaaaattttggttcatgatgtgaacattcatctaaatgtttacttaaaggcatctgtcttgttgaggggtctcgcatttgttgttcatggacagatcgcctatttctaagtttatcgccagtttggcctatataatattgtttgcatccattgcatactaatacataaatcacattttgtatatcacatgacatattagttttttttgtgaacattttgccattaaaatcaaaagaattcccttcaataatataaccacacagggcgcatctagggtcattacatttggatactcttggttcttgagatgaaaagtaagatttggttaacagacgttttaaattaggtggctgtcgcttacattttattatcttctgatttgaaattattttattcataaccaggtctgtttgtaaaatgtcaatgttgttttttaatacgccaaacagttctttattttttggattttgtgttgaaataaatggaattatattactcttgtctttttgtgttgattttgaaagtaattcatgtttagggatggaaagtgcttttttaatacctgtatttgtaatagattgtggatattttctttgaaaatttaatttaaaacgtctgttaaccaaatcttacttttcatctcaagaaccaagagtatccaaatgtaatgaccctagatgcgccctgtgtggttatattattgaaggggattcttttgattttaatggcaaaatgttcaaaataaaaacttatatgtcatgtgatatacaaaatgtgatttatgtattagtatgtaatggatgcaaacaatattatataggccaaactggcgataaacttagaaataggcgatctgtccatgaacaacaaatgcgagacccctcaacaagacagatgcctttaagtaaacatttagatgaatgttcacataatgaaccaaaatttaaaatatttccattttataagctattttcgaacaatatttcagctaggtatgcaaaagaacaacattttatacatgtatttaaacccaaattaaatttcatttactatttattgacgttatgacgtcataattgatatgacgttatctccatgacattttgacgttgtaatatattgtattatgccctgaagagctatgcgaaacgcgttggctaaatcaatatatatttaaaatcccagacacgtgtttttacttttattatatatatatatatatatatatatatatatatatatatatatatatatatatatatatatatatatatatatacatgtatatattgactATTCCTTGAAAGCGAGGTCTTACATTTCTCTCGTTTCAGCAAAGCTTCCAAGATGACTCCGCGAAGCATCACTCTCGTCTCGGCATTGTTTGCCATTTCGTATGCCTACCGAGGTTAGTAAACTCGTCAAATCTGTTAAAAgcgttttaaattatattaaaatatattacataaccTTGGTAACAAGACgcaaaaataaagcttattaacgTAGCCACCATGTAAATAGTTTAAGATAactaacattatttatatttacttttgacTGAACAGGTGGAGGCGGGGGAGGAATGATGCCAATGGGCGGTGGAATGCCCATGGGAAAGATGGGTGGAATGGGAATGATGGGAATAGGCGGTGGAATGGAAATGATGCCTATGGGTGGTGGTATGGGCGGTTTGCCCATGGGAAAGATGGGTGGAATGATACCCATGGGCGGTGGAATGCCCATGGGCATGGGCGGTGGAATGGAAATGATGCCTATGGCTGGTGGTATGGGAATGATGCCAATGGGTGGTGGAATGGAAATGATGCCTATGAGTGGTGGTATGGGCGGTATGCCCATGGAGATGGGTGGTGGTATGGGAATGATGCCTATGAGCGGTGGAATGGGCGGTGGTATGCCCATGGGAAAGATGGGTGGTGGAATGCCCATGCCAATGCCGATGATGCCAATGCCGATGCCTATGCCTATGCCAATGCCAGGTGGAGGTAATGCCAAAAGTTGTTCGCATAAAACTGTGAAAGATTGAATTACAATTCAAATTTCAAGTCTTACAGTGATCGCTGATAATAGAAATCTACTTTGAAACATGTTAACGTGATTGTTGTTATAAAATTAAGCATGATAagtcaatataaaatatattcgtatttaaagatattttataCTATCATTAGCGCGTTATAATCGATTATTTGGTTTGAATGAGTCTCAGCATAGCCATTTTATTGTTGTCTATCCTACATTGTAATGTTTATATGACTAGCAGGGAGATCCATATaagtaataattatattttattgatcTTCAAATTGCAGGAAGCGGAAAACGTAAGTGGGCaatgttatgtattattttttatgtcaaaacaaatattttttccgatcaataatttaaCAATGATCTTTATAATAAACCCGGGCATAATTTTGATATTAATGAGAATTATCGTGCTACAAGAATTTCGATGTTTAATTcaactaaaaaaataaatgtgcacATACCATAAAGTAAATGTTAAGAACGTCTGAAACAAGATTCCTGTAAAACTTAATTTGAATATTGCTTTTAAAaatcttataatatatttatgacACATTTAATATGTTTTCTCATCAAACTAAATTGGTTTTAAAATTCTATTTTCCTTATTTTGTGTTGTGTGTTCTTACAGGCTACAAGCGCTACGCCAGTCGTGGTGGTAAGACTGGCTTCATTTAGTAGCATTCATCTTGCATGCACTTAGAAtattatataaatgcaatttagaaCCCTTTTCAGTGATATGCATGCGGTAAAGAGCTTTTACGTGCAAATTTTACAGCACAAATGGAATTTGATTTCAGTTTGTATATGCCTTCAAGTGTATTTTAACCTTGTTTCACAACTGTTTAAGGAGCATTTGAATCCAACGTAATGGGTTTGTCCTTTCTTTCCGTCCTGCCTATACGGGCAATAACATAAGTCTCATTTGTGGATAACGAACTGCCTTCGAACACGGCTGTATAATCACGTGAATAGGATAAGATTGATAAGTTTACAAGTCAAATTACAAATTGTCTGGTTTTCGTTGATATGTGTGCAAAGTTCACAACAAAATGCAAAGTAAACAATTCAACCTCTATTCTGAATGTATTCAATTTCAAATTCCCTTATTGGGTTAAAATCTTAGTGTACTTCCCATAAGTCCCCATGTACGCATATTGCAAGGTATTTATCAATATTTCAGCTGCAATATATTGAATTTTCGGTGACTTAAGTATTTAGTAGCCAAGGAAGGGTTGTTTCATTCTACAAGTGCACTATTGACAGCAATTTGGCGGCCTAAGCACCTTCAAAGAGTTCCGTTTAGCACGTCAGTACAATTGAAACAAGACTATCTGACTTATATTAATCCATATAGTGAAATATATGTTATGTCAATATCATGTAAGGTAATttgtagaattaaaaaaaaaagtgaaatgtATCGAATGGATTTCATAGCtccataaaaaaaaatttaacattgTCGCTGTCTACATCTTTAAATATATTGCGTTTATTTTCCGTTTCTACATTTACGTTGGAAGAagtatgtttgttttaaagtGAATAGCAATTGGTAATACATGTTGAACAAAAAATCAATCGGAAACTTGTGTGGTTTAATCGCCCGTTATTGCTTTAATGCGTTTCTTGATAtccgcattttttttaaataccaaaagtggtataatatctattttattaattcaaCCGATAAAAACTTTGTAGAACATCAAATGGTGTTCACTTTAGCGACTTAAACtttttaaggtagtgcacctctaatgggcacatatccaaatataatctaattaattattttcttaagcagcatcatttcactgaactacatgcaaatttgtagataggctttccatgctttttaaaaaaatataccgatttttt from Dreissena polymorpha isolate Duluth1 chromosome 1, UMN_Dpol_1.0, whole genome shotgun sequence carries:
- the LOC127869343 gene encoding uncharacterized protein LOC127869343, which translates into the protein MTPRSITLVSALFAISYAYRGGGGGGMMPMGGGMPMGKMGGMGMMGIGGGMEMMPMGGGMGGLPMGKMGGMIPMGGGMPMGMGGGMEMMPMAGGMGMMPMGGGMEMMPMSGGMGGMPMEMGGGMGMMPMSGGMGGGMPMGKMGGGMPMPMPMMPMPMPMPMPMPGGGSGKRYKRYASRGGNGGMGGGMNGGMMPMPMPMPMPMPMPMPMPMPMPMPMPMPMPKGDKGGMGGGMPMEGMMMQMMMGGGMGGGMPMGGMPGKGAMGGGMPMMMPMGGEGGMPMGGGMPMGGGMPGKGAMGGGMPMMMPMGEGGMPMGGGMPMMMPMGGEGGMPMGGGMPMMMMMPMGGKGGKY